The following are encoded in a window of Syntrophales bacterium genomic DNA:
- a CDS encoding ABC transporter permease: protein MKIKNANTMASIFGKYGKLGIQLGLFVSIVVFFALMNPVFLTADNALSVARQSTYLAIMSLGQMCVLIVGGFDLSVGAVAALVSIISTMVMLEISDPAVAIIVGILVGLTVGTIVGLLNGFIVATFNVSPFIATLGMMGIINGITLMISSGAPVYGFTEKFSAIFGYGTFLGLPSPVIVSVLIALVMYVLYNMTPLGRHMWAIGGNINAAVLSGLSNMKYKLIAYGISGFMAALTGIMLSARVSSGEPTLGHTMMMTSLVACVIGGVAVGGGAGNVPGALMGVILIGILGNGMNLMNLGAYGQEVVMGVFLLMAIIFDRYMHPGR from the coding sequence ATGAAAATCAAGAACGCGAATACAATGGCTAGCATTTTTGGAAAATATGGAAAACTTGGAATACAGTTAGGCTTGTTTGTTTCCATTGTGGTTTTCTTTGCTTTAATGAACCCCGTATTTTTAACGGCTGATAATGCTCTGTCAGTTGCTCGTCAATCCACATATCTTGCAATAATGTCGTTAGGGCAGATGTGTGTGTTAATAGTGGGTGGTTTCGATCTGTCTGTAGGGGCAGTTGCTGCTTTGGTGAGTATCATATCAACCATGGTCATGTTAGAAATATCGGATCCAGCGGTAGCAATAATAGTTGGTATATTGGTCGGGCTTACTGTCGGTACCATAGTAGGTCTGTTAAATGGTTTTATTGTCGCGACGTTCAATGTGTCTCCGTTTATCGCAACATTAGGAATGATGGGGATAATCAATGGAATTACTCTCATGATCTCATCGGGGGCCCCTGTTTACGGCTTTACGGAGAAGTTTTCAGCCATCTTTGGTTATGGAACGTTCTTAGGTCTGCCGTCTCCGGTAATTGTGAGTGTTTTGATAGCACTCGTGATGTATGTATTATATAACATGACGCCCTTGGGGAGGCATATGTGGGCTATTGGTGGAAATATTAACGCGGCCGTCTTGTCTGGTTTGTCGAACATGAAATATAAGTTGATTGCTTATGGTATTTCAGGTTTTATGGCGGCATTGACAGGAATTATGTTGAGTGCTCGTGTATCTTCAGGAGAGCCGACGTTGGGGCATACCATGATGATGACTTCCCTTGTCGCGTGCGTTATAGGGGGTGTTGCTGTTGGCGGAGGTGCTGGTAATGTCCCGGGAGCTTTAATGGGAGTTATTCTGATAGGGATATTGGGCAATGGTATGAATTTAATGAACTTGGGTGCGTATGGTCAAGAGGTTGTTATGGGAGTATTTCTGCTCATGGCAATAATTTTCGACAGGTATATGCATCCGGGCAGATAA
- the torT gene encoding TMAO reductase system periplasmic protein TorT has translation MRKTVVLILMCVFFSLIAFSNANAEEKQWWPLEIFTVTDAPQNVGIGEKMESGVVSYEQYTPPMKAKKPFRIGVLFPHLKDPYWLGPAYGIAEEAKRLGVSMTLLSAGGYENNIKQIDQLEDLAVKGVDGVIIVPLSYTAQDNAIAKLHQQGIPVVELLNDCRTDELVTKVGTSFVQMGYAAGKLIIEDAQKNGLKKVNTAYFPGPAGAAWAEYSWKGFKQAIDESPIPVENLAVKWGEMAKELQIKMIEDVLMTFGDKVHYIAGDALAAGVAIIPIREKGFKGKIKIVSVDLSDYVIPWIKTGDILAGSSTQGVYQARLAMNILVDVLNGDKNIDEIPDVMGANVQILTQNNFDEFPMDAIVAPKGFSPVFKVDVD, from the coding sequence ATGAGAAAAACGGTAGTATTGATTCTAATGTGTGTCTTCTTCTCGTTAATTGCATTCTCAAATGCGAACGCGGAAGAAAAACAATGGTGGCCTTTGGAAATATTCACCGTTACAGATGCTCCGCAAAACGTCGGTATCGGCGAAAAAATGGAATCGGGTGTTGTAAGTTACGAACAATACACCCCACCGATGAAGGCAAAAAAGCCATTTAGGATTGGTGTTTTGTTTCCGCACTTGAAGGATCCCTATTGGCTGGGTCCCGCCTACGGTATCGCTGAAGAGGCAAAGCGACTAGGAGTTTCTATGACGCTTCTGAGTGCGGGAGGCTATGAAAACAACATAAAACAGATTGATCAATTGGAAGATTTGGCGGTAAAAGGTGTTGATGGCGTCATTATAGTGCCGTTAAGTTATACGGCTCAAGATAATGCTATAGCGAAACTACACCAACAGGGAATTCCCGTTGTAGAGCTCTTAAATGATTGCCGGACTGATGAGCTTGTAACAAAAGTTGGAACCAGTTTTGTGCAGATGGGATATGCCGCCGGCAAACTGATTATAGAGGATGCTCAGAAGAATGGATTGAAAAAAGTAAATACGGCATATTTCCCTGGTCCGGCAGGTGCAGCATGGGCTGAATATTCATGGAAGGGATTTAAGCAGGCAATAGATGAGTCTCCAATTCCTGTAGAAAATCTTGCAGTGAAATGGGGGGAAATGGCAAAAGAGCTGCAAATCAAAATGATTGAAGATGTTTTGATGACATTTGGTGACAAAGTGCACTATATCGCAGGAGATGCTCTTGCGGCTGGTGTAGCCATCATTCCTATCAGGGAAAAAGGGTTCAAAGGTAAGATAAAGATAGTATCTGTTGACCTGTCAGATTACGTAATTCCTTGGATCAAGACGGGCGATATATTGGCCGGTAGCTCTACGCAAGGAGTATATCAGGCTCGATTAGCGATGAACATTCTAGTTGATGTGCTAAATGGAGATAAAAACATAGATGAAATTCCAGATGTTATGGGGGCTAATGTTCAAATCCTGACACAAAATAATTTTGACGAATTTCCAATGGACGCAATCGTTGCACCTAAGGGTTTCAGCCCCGTATTCAAGGTGGATGTAGATTAA
- a CDS encoding hydantoinase B/oxoprolinase family protein — MKLLKLYDISLLNLRFGLIPPTMDQVLHKTARSSQLNVGKDYSSGVTLGDGGEFIVEEGDPTHLAALHLVPEAVFKLVGEENIKPGDCYLTNSAHAGGTHHADYTLAVPVFYDNELMFWAINRAHQSDLGAPLPTSYPAKAKNIYEEGLHYPIMQIQSGYEDRKDLIRMIMYRNRVPDRYYGDYLGQLSAVRTAERELIAICDEYGVEKVKEYISWILNYSDRLMADEIGKLPKMENEITIKHDPIWDVAPDGVEVKAKVIVNPKEKTVTVDFTGNKTKNLPFGFNVSEATLSAAAYWGVFSNLKQIPHNAGSYKHIKIKMNDGTVIGRPSREASTAIATTNIVGRAFSAVSMAFVEMGKPYGFAEGANGMLANWAVISGKNPRKEGEKYAAQIFLGAGGGPGLFGYDGWLTFGTPDSGGAMRCDSVELFERNYPILVDRVAVRKDSLGAGEFDGAPGVDVAFGPVDTEITIGYYGDCIVNPPRGVLGGKDAAKSEIFKIDVSGKRIDLDIIKDNEVIKNGEKVVSLTSGGGGYGSPKDRDPNAVIKKVKQGWISAEFARNNYNVSAS; from the coding sequence ATGAAGCTGTTAAAATTATACGATATTTCATTACTGAACTTACGATTTGGTTTAATTCCTCCGACTATGGACCAGGTGTTGCATAAGACAGCGAGATCATCTCAATTAAATGTCGGGAAGGACTATTCGTCTGGAGTTACACTCGGGGACGGCGGTGAATTCATAGTGGAAGAAGGCGATCCAACTCATTTGGCGGCGCTACACTTAGTGCCTGAAGCCGTGTTTAAACTGGTAGGAGAAGAAAATATCAAGCCAGGTGATTGCTATTTAACAAATTCTGCCCATGCAGGAGGAACTCATCATGCAGATTACACGCTGGCAGTTCCGGTATTCTACGATAACGAACTGATGTTCTGGGCAATTAATAGAGCGCACCAGTCTGACTTGGGTGCTCCATTACCTACCTCATATCCAGCGAAAGCAAAAAATATATACGAGGAAGGGTTACATTATCCTATTATGCAGATTCAATCCGGTTACGAGGACAGAAAAGATTTAATTAGGATGATAATGTATAGAAATCGCGTGCCAGACCGGTACTACGGTGACTATTTAGGCCAACTCAGTGCCGTAAGAACTGCGGAGAGAGAGTTAATTGCAATATGTGATGAATACGGTGTTGAAAAGGTAAAAGAGTACATAAGCTGGATTCTAAATTATAGTGACCGTCTAATGGCAGACGAAATAGGAAAATTGCCTAAGATGGAAAATGAAATTACAATAAAACATGATCCGATATGGGATGTTGCTCCTGACGGAGTAGAAGTAAAGGCTAAAGTGATAGTTAATCCGAAAGAAAAGACTGTCACAGTGGATTTTACGGGCAACAAAACCAAGAACCTGCCCTTCGGATTTAATGTATCAGAAGCTACTCTGTCTGCTGCCGCATACTGGGGGGTATTCAGTAACCTTAAGCAAATACCCCATAATGCAGGTAGTTATAAACACATTAAAATAAAAATGAATGACGGGACAGTGATTGGGAGGCCGAGTCGAGAAGCGAGTACGGCGATTGCAACAACTAATATTGTTGGTCGTGCGTTTAGTGCGGTCTCTATGGCGTTCGTGGAAATGGGCAAGCCATATGGTTTTGCCGAGGGTGCGAATGGTATGTTGGCTAACTGGGCTGTGATCTCGGGAAAAAACCCCAGAAAAGAAGGCGAGAAATATGCCGCTCAAATTTTCTTGGGTGCAGGAGGTGGCCCCGGTCTGTTCGGATATGATGGCTGGTTAACGTTTGGGACTCCAGATTCCGGAGGGGCAATGCGCTGTGACAGTGTCGAGTTGTTTGAGAGGAATTATCCTATTCTGGTAGATAGGGTAGCTGTTCGAAAAGACAGCCTTGGAGCAGGAGAGTTTGATGGGGCTCCGGGAGTAGATGTTGCTTTCGGACCGGTTGATACAGAAATTACCATAGGATATTATGGAGATTGCATAGTAAATCCCCCTAGAGGAGTTCTGGGCGGCAAGGATGCTGCGAAATCAGAAATATTTAAAATCGATGTGTCAGGCAAACGAATTGATCTTGATATAATAAAAGATAATGAAGTTATTAAAAATGGTGAAAAGGTTGTTTCACTGACCTCTGGTGGAGGTGGTTATGGATCACCGAAAGATAGGGATCCTAATGCAGTTATTAAAAAAGTGAAACAGGGGTGGATTTCTGCTGAGTTTGCAAGGAATAATTATAATGTGAGTGCTTCATGA
- a CDS encoding L-erythro-3,5-diaminohexanoate dehydrogenase encodes MNGCEYGTHRVISPKGLLPQAADKLNNNMEEFWDNEIMIDVAALNVDSASFTQIREEADGDENEIAKIIMRTVAERGKQHNPVTGSGGMLIGKVERIGESLKEKVDIVEGDKIATLVSLTLTPLYINKIKKVYIDKDRVEIDGKAIIFEKSIFAKLPDDMSESLALAVFDVAGAPAQVAKMVTAGMNVVIMGAGGKSGMLCCYEAKKRAGITGKVIGVEVNPNNADRLERLNLCDHVIRSAESPIQLKNTISEITLGEMADITYNLVNVPNTEMASIMATKDDGIAYFFSMATSFTKATLGAEGIKSDAKLVMGNGYTAGHDEISLQILRENNDLRKLYEEIYA; translated from the coding sequence ATGAACGGATGTGAATATGGAACCCATAGAGTAATTTCACCAAAGGGTCTGTTGCCGCAGGCCGCTGACAAGCTGAATAATAATATGGAAGAATTCTGGGATAATGAAATTATGATTGATGTCGCAGCCCTTAATGTAGATTCGGCAAGCTTTACGCAGATTCGAGAAGAGGCTGACGGAGATGAGAATGAAATTGCAAAAATCATTATGAGGACAGTGGCAGAAAGAGGGAAGCAACACAATCCAGTAACAGGGTCTGGTGGAATGCTTATTGGAAAGGTGGAAAGAATCGGGGAGTCGCTTAAGGAGAAAGTTGATATTGTAGAAGGAGACAAAATTGCGACGTTAGTATCCCTGACGCTCACCCCACTGTATATAAATAAAATTAAAAAAGTATACATCGACAAAGATAGAGTTGAGATCGATGGAAAGGCCATTATATTCGAAAAGTCAATTTTTGCAAAACTTCCGGACGACATGAGTGAGTCACTCGCTTTGGCAGTCTTTGATGTGGCAGGAGCTCCCGCGCAAGTCGCGAAGATGGTGACGGCGGGAATGAATGTAGTCATTATGGGTGCTGGTGGTAAATCAGGAATGTTGTGTTGCTACGAAGCAAAAAAGAGGGCCGGCATCACCGGTAAAGTTATAGGCGTTGAAGTCAATCCGAATAATGCTGATCGTCTCGAGCGCTTGAATTTGTGTGATCATGTAATAAGAAGTGCTGAATCTCCAATTCAATTAAAAAACACTATTTCCGAAATAACTTTGGGGGAAATGGCTGATATAACATATAATCTTGTAAACGTACCGAATACAGAAATGGCGTCAATAATGGCCACGAAAGATGATGGGATTGCTTATTTCTTCAGCATGGCAACAAGCTTTACAAAAGCAACGCTGGGCGCTGAGGGGATAAAGAGCGATGCAAAATTGGTCATGGGTAATGGATATACAGCAGGACATGACGAGATTTCACTACAAATATTACGAGAAAACAATGATTTAAGGAAATTGTATGAAGAGATATATGCGTAA
- a CDS encoding hotdog fold thioesterase → MQKYESTIRVRMSQADAHYGGDMVDGAKILKLFGDIATELLIRHDGDEGLFLRYDEVKFLSPVYAGDFIEAKGWITEVGKTSRKIEFVAKKVIQSLKDPTQPTAADYLDDPIIITEARGVCVAPEKLQRKRSK, encoded by the coding sequence ATGCAAAAATACGAGTCGACGATACGGGTGAGAATGTCTCAAGCTGACGCTCACTATGGCGGTGACATGGTGGACGGAGCAAAAATCCTCAAACTATTCGGTGATATAGCGACTGAATTACTTATTAGGCATGATGGGGATGAAGGGCTATTTCTTCGATATGATGAAGTTAAATTCTTGAGTCCTGTTTATGCTGGAGATTTTATCGAAGCAAAAGGATGGATAACAGAAGTGGGGAAAACATCACGGAAGATAGAATTTGTTGCAAAAAAGGTTATTCAATCCTTAAAAGATCCCACACAACCTACGGCTGCTGATTATCTTGATGACCCTATAATCATTACAGAAGCGCGAGGTGTTTGCGTAGCCCCGGAGAAACTCCAGCGCAAACGGAGCAAGTGA
- a CDS encoding transposase has product MRPKRSAQHNRQEDLFQSELSQVIDPRHPLMKPAGTVGWDRLADLFGAIYSPDQGRPAISTRLMVSLHYLTYMHNLSDENVLQGWVENPCWQCMGGMKFFQYRFPIDP; this is encoded by the coding sequence ATGAGACCAAAGCGATCAGCCCAGCATAATCGGCAAGAAGACTTGTTTCAATCGGAGCTTTCACAGGTCATAGATCCTCGTCATCCTCTGATGAAACCGGCCGGGACCGTTGGCTGGGATCGGCTGGCCGATCTGTTCGGCGCGATCTACAGTCCGGATCAGGGTCGTCCGGCCATCAGCACCCGCCTGATGGTTTCCCTGCATTACCTCACGTACATGCACAACCTCAGCGATGAAAACGTTCTTCAGGGCTGGGTGGAGAATCCCTGTTGGCAGTGCATGGGGGGCATGAAGTTCTTTCAGTATCGCTTTCCCATCGATCCGTGA